The genomic DNA AAAACCGAGGTGTATTCCGGATCGCTAAAAAAATTACTGTTAGATTTTATTCAATCCATTGACGATCCCAAGCATCGACAAGCGGTAACATTGGAAGATGGGATAAATAGTTTAGGTACGGCTATATTGGCTTCATCTGTGTAAAGAACAGGATTCGGATAGATTTTTAAAAACCATATTCTTACTAAATACGGTACTATTTAGCTGAATAATTTTGCTTGACAAGAAGCGATGATTCAGCTATATTTATCGAAGCGGTTCGATAATAAGTTAATTATAACGATAAAGAGTATATAAAGCATTCATTTATACGGTTAGAGCGATTCGATGTATTACACAATAAAAGATGTAGCGCTAAAGGCAGGTGTGGCACAATCCACCGTTTCATTGGTAATCAACGAAAGGGCAAATGTGGCGCCTGATACCCGCCGAAAAATCTTAGAGGCTATTAAAAAACTTAATTTCCATCCAAGACATTCAGCGCGAAATCTTGCGCTCGCAAAAGGAGGCAGTATCGGATTCGTGCTGACAGAGCAGTTTTTTAGGGTATCGGAACCATTCTATACCAGAATATTGTTGGGTGCGGAATTTGAGGCAGCGCAGCAAGGTTTTTATACTCTACTGAGCAGAGTAAAGGAACCATTCGACTTTCCGAAAGATATACCGAGATTCTTACTTGATAGAAGTATTGATGGAATAATAGTTGCCGGAAGAGCGCCAAAAAGATTATTGAAGTTTATCAATGAGAGAAAAATTCCGAGCGTATTGGTAGATTTTAAATTGCCTTCAGTTAAGACGAATCATGTATTAATTGATAATTTAGCCGGCAGTATAGAAGCGGTGAAACATCTGATCTCGGTTGGGCATTCAAGGATAGGATTTGTTGCGGGATCATCTACTCATCCGAGCATTCAGGAGAGGTATGAAGGCTATCGCCAGGTAATGTTCGAACATCATGGAGACCAATTAAAAGATATAGATAAACTATCCTATCTTGACGAAGAGGAAGCGTCTCCGGCGATTGGAAGAGAAGGCGCTCTTAAATTATTAAATATGGAAAATCCTCCCACCGCTCTATTTGCCTGTAATGATGCCACGGCAGCAGGATGTTATAAGGCGATAAGAGAGATGGGATTGAGGATACCTCAGGATATAGCTATAATGGGTTTTGACGATGTCAACCATAGTACGCATTTGGATCCTGATTTAAGCACGGTTCATATATATAAAGCGGAAATGGGAAAAGAAGCGGTTAGATCGCTTGTTGACCAGCTGGAGAATCCTGACCAGCCGTTTAAAACTAAAATTGTTTCAACAAAACTTATGGTAAGGGGCTCGTGTGGAGGTGAAAGAACGCCGGAAATTGACTATTTCTGATA from Candidatus Neomarinimicrobiota bacterium includes the following:
- a CDS encoding LacI family DNA-binding transcriptional regulator yields the protein MYYTIKDVALKAGVAQSTVSLVINERANVAPDTRRKILEAIKKLNFHPRHSARNLALAKGGSIGFVLTEQFFRVSEPFYTRILLGAEFEAAQQGFYTLLSRVKEPFDFPKDIPRFLLDRSIDGIIVAGRAPKRLLKFINERKIPSVLVDFKLPSVKTNHVLIDNLAGSIEAVKHLISVGHSRIGFVAGSSTHPSIQERYEGYRQVMFEHHGDQLKDIDKLSYLDEEEASPAIGREGALKLLNMENPPTALFACNDATAAGCYKAIREMGLRIPQDIAIMGFDDVNHSTHLDPDLSTVHIYKAEMGKEAVRSLVDQLENPDQPFKTKIVSTKLMVRGSCGGERTPEIDYF